Genomic DNA from Bacteroides zhangwenhongii:
ATAAGAAATATTTCCGGATTTGCGTCTCACGGTCAAGACATTAACCATATCTCAATGAGTACAACAATGTCCTTACTGGCATACAAAATAGCAGATGTGTTAGGTGGATTTATTATACATTATTATATAAATCATGCAAGTAAAAGAGACTCACGCATACATTATGAAGACTGCCAAGAATTTAACGAATTGTTTGACGAAGAAAATCCTCTGGAATTAGGTGGAGTTATTTTATCTGCTTCCGAAGCATTATATAAACAAGACTATCAAGCATACAAAGAAATATATTTTTCATATTTAGATAACTTAGAAAAAGAACGAAAATATGTCATTTACAGAAGGTAGTTATGAAAAAGCATTGATAGCTCTCTTCGAGAACTTAGGCTATCAACATCAATATGGTCCCAATATTGAACGGGACTATTATGTACCTTTTTATGAAGAACAATTAATTGAAAGCTTAACCACTATCAATTATGGAAAACCTCGCCCGGCAATTGATGAAGCCATATCTAAACTAAAAGATATCGAAATAGGTAGCCTGCCACAGAGGAATGAGCTTTTCATGGACTATCTTCAACATGGGATCGAGGTCTCTTTTTTTGACGGAAAAGAACAACGTAACGACATCATCTACCTGATTGATTACAATGACAAAAACATCAAACGTAATGACTTTAAAGTTATTAATCAATGGACGTTCGTTGAAAATTCTGAAAAGCGTGCTGATATAATTCTATTTGTCAATGGTTTGCCACTCGTTGTGATTGAGTTAAAATCTCCATCAAGAGAAGAAACAAATGTATCTGAAGCCTATCTTCAGTTACGTAATTACATGAAAGAAATTCCCTCACTTTTCGTATATAATGTCTTTTGTGTAATGAGTGACATGGCTTGCTCAAAAGCGGGAACAATCACCAGCAATGAAGACCGTTATATGGAATGGAAAACCAAAGACGGGAAATATGAAAGTTCCCAGTTTATTGATTATGATACCTTTTTTGAAGGAATATTCATAAAAGAACGTTTCATTGACATTATCAAGAATTTCATTTGTTTTTCTAAAGAAGAATCAGGTGCTGCAAAGATTTTAGCCGCCTATCACCAATATTTTGCTGTGAAGAAAGCAGTAGAACGAACTAAAAAGGCAACACAAGGTGACGGAAAAATCGGAGTATTCTGGCATACACAAGGAAGCGGAAAATCACTATCAATGGTATTTTACGCTCATCTTCTTCAGGATGAATTAAGTCAACCAACTATAGTAGTTATTACCGACCGGAATGATTTGGACGATCAACTCTATACTCAATTCTCCAAATGCCAACAATTCTTGCGCCAAATCCCCATACAAGCAAAAAGCCGGGAAGATTTAAAATCACTATTAGCCGGACGAGAAGCCAACGGAATAATATTCACTACAATGCAGAAGTTTGAAGAATCTGACGAACCTCTATCTCTAAGACGAAATATTGTAGTCATGACCGATGAAGCACATCGAGGACAATATGGATTTGAAGAAAAAGTAAACGAAGAAACTGGAAAAATATCAATCGGTACTGCAAGAATTATACATAATTCATTACCCAATGCGTCCTTTATAGGTTTCACAGGAACACCCATTTCTACTAAAGATCGAGATACAACAGAAGTGTTCGGCGACTATATCGACATCTACGATATGACACAAGCAGTATCCGATGGTGCAACTTGTCCTGTGTACTATGAATCTCGTGTTATCAACCTGAATCTTGACAAAGATACATTGAAAGCAATAGATGACGAATATGAAATACTTGTGTCAGAAGGTGCTACTGAAGAACAGATAGAAAAGAGTAAAAAACAAATGTCGCACCTTGAAGAGATACTTGGCGCACCTGCTACCATAGATTCACTGTGTAAAGATATTATAAATCATTACGAAGAAAACAGGCAATTTGAATTAACAGGAAAAGCAATGATCGTCGCTTATTCCCGCCCTATCGCAATGAGTATCTATCATAGAATCTTAGAACTTCGCCCCGACTGGACTGATAAAGTGAAGGTGGTAATGACAGGTAGTAATAAAGATCCGGAAGAGTGGCATGACATTATTGGCAACAAACAATACAAGAAAGAACTTGCCAAGAAATTCAAAGACAACAATGACCCTATGAAAATAGCCATAGTCGTAGATATGTGGCTTACAGGCTTTGACGTACCATCTCTGGCGACAATGTATGTCTATAAGCCAATGAGTGGGCACAATCTCATGCAAGCAATAGCTCGTGTGAACCGCGTCTTTAATGATAAAGCTGGTGGTCTTGTTGTCGACTATATCGGGATAGCCAAAGCATTGAAACAAGCAATGCACGATTATACAGTACGAGATCAAAAAAGATTCGGCAATCCCGATATCAAAAAAACTGCTCTTATTAAGTTTCAAGAGAAATTGGAAGTTTGCCGAGATATCTTCCACGGTTTTGATTATAGCAAATTCCAATCCGGCACTGATAACGATCGTGCACAAATTATCAAAGGTGGAGTCAACTTCCTCATGGACAGTAATAAGAATGATAAAATGCAACTATTCCAAAAGGAATCATCCTTATTACATAGTTCAATCACATTATGCCGTAGCCTGCTTAATGAGCAACAACGCTATGAAGCAGCTTTTTTTGAGACAGTACGCATATTACTATCCAGAATGACAGGCAAAGGTAAAGTTTCCAAAAAAGAAATAAACGCCCGTATTGGCGAACTTATCAAACAAAGTGTAAAAAGTGAAGGTGTAATCAATTTATTCTCGGATGTAAAAGCCGAATTCTCCATTTTTGACGCAGCATTCTTGGAAGAAATATCCAAAATGAAAGAGAAAAATATAGCAATAGAGCTATTAAAGAAACTTTTGGCGGAAAGAGTTACCATATATCAAAAAACTAATTTAGTTCAAGCGGAAAAGTTTTCTGATTTATTAAACAGAGCATTATCTAACTATTTGAAAGGATTACTTACTAATGAAGAAGTCATTCAAGAGTTATTAAAGCTTGCTGCAGAAATCTCGGAATCAGAAAATCAAGGCAATGAATTAGGACTTACTGCAGAAGAAAAATCATTTTACGATGCTTTGACCAAACCGAGAGCAGTACAAGATATATATACGAACGAACAACTAGTTGCGATGACAAAGGAGTTAACAGACGCCCTACGCAAAAATCGTACAATCGACTGGCAGAAGAAAGAATCCGCCAGAGCAGGGATGCGTCGTATGATAAAAAGACTTCTGAAAAAATACAAATATCCACCAGAAGAAGCTGAAAATGCACTGGAAACAGTTATTCATCAATGTGAACAATGGACTGATAATGATTCTGATAATTACAACTCATTACTCAACGAAACTAGAAAATATGATTTTCATAACGAAACATATCCTCCAATGGCGGCAGATGAAAGAGTTGAATATTATACCCCAAAGAACAACAATAAAAATACCCTATTATGAATATAGACATAAATAAGTTAGAGAAGGAAATAAAAGATTATAAGGCAAATTTCTTCTCCTCTTGGAATGATGAAAAGTATAAATGGGAAGCAGTAAGCTGGTTTCAATCCCATTGGGATATCAAGTCCCCAGATTTCACACAAATGCTTAAAACTTCTCTTTCGAAAACTCAAAATCTTCTAGGAGCACAACATTATTTTCCTAGACGCATGATAAAGAATTTCGCAATGGTTGCCCCTGAAGATGTAAGAAAGATGTTTATTGATTTATATAATGAACATATTCCCCTTTCCGATCGAATTTATAAATTTATTAAAGAATCAGACTTTATACTTGAGAAATACAAAAGCACTTGGAGAAATCACTTTCAAGATTATAGAACAATAAGCACCTATTTATGGCTTAGATATCCAGAACGATATTACATATTTAAACCAAGGGAATTCTCGCGAGTATCTCAAATTTTAAATACTAGTTACACCTTCAAAAAAGGTGCTACTCCCAATACTGTATTGCAAGCATACGAATTATATAATGAAATCAAATGGATTTTGCAACAAGATACAGAACTGAAAGCAATGCTTTCTGATGTCCTCACTCGCACTCCGAATTGTGATCCAGATCTCGAATTAACAACTACTACTGTAGATTTTCTATACTTCTTAGATAAGAATAATCAGAAAAATCAAAAAACATTTCAGATAGCAGGAAAAAAGCAAGAAAAAGACATCCCTCCTTTAACTCCCCCTACTTCCAAACTTCACTACTGGTGGCTAAATGCTAATCCTCAAATGTGGAGTTTGTCCAATTGGAGCATAGGAGAAATTCAGTCATACACTTTATATAATGACAATGGAAATAAACGTCGTGTATTCCAGAATTTTTTAGATGCAGAAGCTGGTGATATAGCAATCTGTTATGAAGCAACTCCTACCAAACAAGTAGTTGCACTTGCTAAGATTTACAAAAAGAATGATGGAAAACATATCTATTTCCAAAAGACTGAATCGCTTACTTATCCTATTGATTATTCGATTTTAAAAAACTGCGAGGAACTCAATAATATGGAGTTCTTCGCTAATCCTAATGGCAGTTTATTCAAACTTACCCAAAATGAATATGATTTCATTATGGATATAATTCGAGATACAAATCCTATTAAACGAACAAATGAAAATATCAGCCGATACACAGATGAAGATTTTCTAAATGATGTGTTCCTTGATGAACAAGAACTCAAAACCCTAAAAAGTATACTCAAATACAAAAAAAATATCATATTGCAGGGAGCCCCGGGAGTAGGTAAAACATACTCTGCCAAACGACTGGCTTATACAATAATGGGAGAAAAAGATGATTCAAGAATCTCAATAGTCCAATTCCATCAAAATTATTCATACGAAGATTTTGTTATGGGCTATAAACCTCAAGAAGAAAAATTCGAACTAAAGAAGGGAATATTTTACAAATCTTGTATTACTGCCGGAAATGATCCAGAACACGATTATTTTTTCATAATTGATGAAATCAATCGTGGTAATATGAGTAAAATATTCGGAGAATTATTAATGCTAATTGAAAAAGATTACCGTAATGTTAAAATAGCATTAGCACACAATGGAGAACTTTTCTCTGTGCCAAACAATCTCCACATCATAGGTATGATGAACACCGCAGATCGCAGCTTGGCTATGATTGATTATGCATTGAGAAGAAGATTCTGTTTCTACAACATGAAACCAGGATTTGATTCAATCGGCTTCCAAAAGTACCAAAATGAATTACATAATACCACTTTCGACAAATTAATTGAAACGCTCAAGAGATTAAATGATGAAATATCCAGAGATGAATCACTCGGTGACGGATTCCAAATAGGACACAGCTATTTATGTGGATTAGAATCTTGTGATAAAGTAAAAGAAATTATATTCTATGACATTATTCCTATGTTACATGAATATTGGTTTGATGATAAACAAAAAGTTGATTTTTGGGAAAATGAACTAAAGAGCTTATTCTAATGACAAACGACAAAAATATATTAATCAAAAATATTTATTACATGCTAGCTTATGCCTTTCAGGTACTTAAGCGTAACAACTATGCAAATATAGCTTCTGAAAAATTCGAGCATATAGAAGACTTGTTTGCAGAAATCCTATCGCGAGGTATTTCGTATCAATTAAAACAAGGATTATATCGTGAATATGTACCAAGAACAGAATCACTATCTACAATGAGAGGGAAAATTGACATAACAAAAACTATTAAGCATAGAATACAATGTCAGCAGATCCTATCATGTGAATTTGATGAACTATCAGAAAATAATATATTTAACCAAATATTAAAAACTACAATCAGTATTCTTCTCCAAGAAAAGATAGTAGCCAAAGAACGAAAAAACAAATTAAAGAAAGTCCTACCATTCTTCGTCAACATTAATACCATTGAACCATCCATCGTAAAGTGGAATACACTCTATTTTCAACGTAATAATCAGACCTATAAAATGCTGATGAATATTTGTTATTTCATTTTGGAAGGTTTACTACAGACAACTGAAGATGGTAAATATCACATGGCAACTTTTTCTGATGAATAC
This window encodes:
- a CDS encoding abortive infection family protein, yielding MLWIRKYINQTPSFNNFETHISTIEKTVETNPALCIETCKSLVESICKTILTNQNIEHDNYGQFQTLVKQTINCLIDTNEYYKDDLCELARRIASVSQKLAEIRNISGFASHGQDINHISMSTTMSLLAYKIADVLGGFIIHYYINHASKRDSRIHYEDCQEFNELFDEENPLELGGVILSASEALYKQDYQAYKEIYFSYLDNLEKERKYVIYRR
- a CDS encoding type I restriction endonuclease subunit R; its protein translation is MSFTEGSYEKALIALFENLGYQHQYGPNIERDYYVPFYEEQLIESLTTINYGKPRPAIDEAISKLKDIEIGSLPQRNELFMDYLQHGIEVSFFDGKEQRNDIIYLIDYNDKNIKRNDFKVINQWTFVENSEKRADIILFVNGLPLVVIELKSPSREETNVSEAYLQLRNYMKEIPSLFVYNVFCVMSDMACSKAGTITSNEDRYMEWKTKDGKYESSQFIDYDTFFEGIFIKERFIDIIKNFICFSKEESGAAKILAAYHQYFAVKKAVERTKKATQGDGKIGVFWHTQGSGKSLSMVFYAHLLQDELSQPTIVVITDRNDLDDQLYTQFSKCQQFLRQIPIQAKSREDLKSLLAGREANGIIFTTMQKFEESDEPLSLRRNIVVMTDEAHRGQYGFEEKVNEETGKISIGTARIIHNSLPNASFIGFTGTPISTKDRDTTEVFGDYIDIYDMTQAVSDGATCPVYYESRVINLNLDKDTLKAIDDEYEILVSEGATEEQIEKSKKQMSHLEEILGAPATIDSLCKDIINHYEENRQFELTGKAMIVAYSRPIAMSIYHRILELRPDWTDKVKVVMTGSNKDPEEWHDIIGNKQYKKELAKKFKDNNDPMKIAIVVDMWLTGFDVPSLATMYVYKPMSGHNLMQAIARVNRVFNDKAGGLVVDYIGIAKALKQAMHDYTVRDQKRFGNPDIKKTALIKFQEKLEVCRDIFHGFDYSKFQSGTDNDRAQIIKGGVNFLMDSNKNDKMQLFQKESSLLHSSITLCRSLLNEQQRYEAAFFETVRILLSRMTGKGKVSKKEINARIGELIKQSVKSEGVINLFSDVKAEFSIFDAAFLEEISKMKEKNIAIELLKKLLAERVTIYQKTNLVQAEKFSDLLNRALSNYLKGLLTNEEVIQELLKLAAEISESENQGNELGLTAEEKSFYDALTKPRAVQDIYTNEQLVAMTKELTDALRKNRTIDWQKKESARAGMRRMIKRLLKKYKYPPEEAENALETVIHQCEQWTDNDSDNYNSLLNETRKYDFHNETYPPMAADERVEYYTPKNNNKNTLL
- a CDS encoding AAA family ATPase — protein: MNIDINKLEKEIKDYKANFFSSWNDEKYKWEAVSWFQSHWDIKSPDFTQMLKTSLSKTQNLLGAQHYFPRRMIKNFAMVAPEDVRKMFIDLYNEHIPLSDRIYKFIKESDFILEKYKSTWRNHFQDYRTISTYLWLRYPERYYIFKPREFSRVSQILNTSYTFKKGATPNTVLQAYELYNEIKWILQQDTELKAMLSDVLTRTPNCDPDLELTTTTVDFLYFLDKNNQKNQKTFQIAGKKQEKDIPPLTPPTSKLHYWWLNANPQMWSLSNWSIGEIQSYTLYNDNGNKRRVFQNFLDAEAGDIAICYEATPTKQVVALAKIYKKNDGKHIYFQKTESLTYPIDYSILKNCEELNNMEFFANPNGSLFKLTQNEYDFIMDIIRDTNPIKRTNENISRYTDEDFLNDVFLDEQELKTLKSILKYKKNIILQGAPGVGKTYSAKRLAYTIMGEKDDSRISIVQFHQNYSYEDFVMGYKPQEEKFELKKGIFYKSCITAGNDPEHDYFFIIDEINRGNMSKIFGELLMLIEKDYRNVKIALAHNGELFSVPNNLHIIGMMNTADRSLAMIDYALRRRFCFYNMKPGFDSIGFQKYQNELHNTTFDKLIETLKRLNDEISRDESLGDGFQIGHSYLCGLESCDKVKEIIFYDIIPMLHEYWFDDKQKVDFWENELKSLF
- the mcrC gene encoding 5-methylcytosine-specific restriction endonuclease system specificity protein McrC, which encodes MTNDKNILIKNIYYMLAYAFQVLKRNNYANIASEKFEHIEDLFAEILSRGISYQLKQGLYREYVPRTESLSTMRGKIDITKTIKHRIQCQQILSCEFDELSENNIFNQILKTTISILLQEKIVAKERKNKLKKVLPFFVNINTIEPSIVKWNTLYFQRNNQTYKMLMNICYFILEGLLQTTEDGKYHMATFSDEYMHRLYEKFVLEYYKTEHPELKTSTSRIKWNIDYQPDNKALELLPCMQSDIMLEYNGRTLIIDTKYYSQTMQKQYNKQTLHSNNLYQIFTYVKNYDIQNSSNVAGMLLYAKTNEEITPDLETSICGNRIYVKTLDLYTDFKNIASQLDEIISYIKIH